The Phlebotomus papatasi isolate M1 chromosome 3, Ppap_2.1, whole genome shotgun sequence genomic sequence cgattaatcgatctcgaatatttcgaaaaatagacgatggtttttctttaaattttattatgttgtagctgaggtcgggacctttccaacggtgggtctcACTCCTCCCTTCATGTTCTCTGACCCGagttataaccaaaaatgtcatgACCGGACTGCGTTTTTGGTGTTTCTGAAgcgattttgacaaaattaaagTATATATTAAGATATTCTGATATTAAGATATTTTACAAatagtttactcgacgcgattttttacccccaaaattcaattcacaatcgaattttcacgtattccgagttgcacgcatttcgaggtcgccggtaaagaatctcagctaccataagcttatctgggcttagcactggtttttctttttcttttcgatCATCTGGAACCGTGAGAAAATTTCATAGtttcaaaatagacatgattccgaattattcCATCTTAGAACTCAAATAGATTgaggctgatcctcaagaatatttggcctctaaaatttgacagtaaagattttTTCGAAACTGTTCTACACTGAGATCTTAGGATCATTTAGAGGTcgtttgcataaattttctttactcaatcctttattgacaaattttacagactaaatattctcgaggatcagtcttAATCTATTtgagccttatacgggcttcaaatctgagacttagccatatggcttaactgctctaattgttcaacaattaatatttttggaaaaaaattgccTTAGGATTtaattattaaggacaaatgacctattaaattcacaaaaaacaataaaatttaaggaagttatacacggtgatgacctttgttctttcttctcctttattctctcatacAACGTTTCGGAGGCGAATTTCCTCCTTCCTGAGGTAAGGAAAATTCGggaaaaaatatcacaatatTTTGTTACCACAACTTGGACTACAGACGTCTTCACCAGGCAGATGGGAAAGCGAATGGAAGAATGGAAGTTACTGGAGACGTCTGTATTTCAAGTTGTGGtaacaaaatattgtgacatttttttcccgaattttccgtacctgaggaaggaggaaatttGCCTCCGAAACATTGCATGAGAGAATAAAAGAGAAGAAAGAACAAAGGTCATCACCGTGTATAACTTCCTTAAACTACTTCCTTGACCGAAAACACgcttaaaaaaagcaataaaattagttgctatttaggattatGAGATCTTCGTggactgggctaaacctctagtctgaagaccgctttagcaTATACTACTTAAGATTCCTTTCGTATAAAGTAacatttaaagaaagaacttaTTGATTTATAATTGATAATTAACGTAAAGTTTGTCTTTAATCTTTGCAGGGCCTCGACGCAAATGGTCGTCCTCTCCTGGAACTACACTTCCGTGTGCAGTTCTACATCGAGAGTCCCCTAATGCTGCGAGATGAGACATCCCGTCACTACTACTATCTTCAGCTAAAAGCCAACGCGGTGTCCCGTGATGTGCCAAAAGAGTGCTCGGAGCAGAGTCTTCTGCTACTGGGTGGCCTAGCCCTGCAGGCTGATCTGGGTGATTCTCCTGAGGAACAGTCAACAGACTACTTCCGCCATGAAGAGTACATTCCAGCTGGTATGCAGTCATCCTGGGGTGCTTCAGCACTCAATTCCTGCCACCGCGAGTACCGTGCCATGTCCCGTGCAGACGCAGAAACGCACTATATACGCGAAGCGTGTGCACTCCATGAAGCCATCAATGCCCACATGTTCCGGATGAAAAGCACCAAGAATGACAGCAGTCCGGGTTCTGTGTGGCTGGCGGTATACGCGAAGGGCATTAAGATCATGGGTGATACCACAATGCCAACGACATTCCTCTGGCCAACCATCAGTAAACTGAGTTTTGAGCGAAAGAAGTTCGAAATACGGTCAGGTGACAACAAAATCACCCTCTATGCCAGCAGTGATGAGAAGAACAAGATGCTCTTGTCGCTGTGCCGGGAAACCCATCAGTTCTCCATGAAGATCGCACCAAGACTCACGGAGGCCATTAAGCGTGAAGAGGAGGAGAGTAGTTGCATTCATGCCTGCTACATGTACTCACGATCACTCAACTTGCCCTACAACAAGAATAAGAACGACCAGCGGATTTCGGTGATCAGCAGCACGAGCAGCAATACCACATCTGGGATAATTAGTGACCGTGTGCATTCGGAAGATGAGCTAGAAATTATGATAAATTCCCCACCAGCCGTACCCATTGCAGCCCCGAGCACGGAGAGCTTAGCTCTGGCTCACCTACTCGATCGACCCAGTGTGAGTCGGCAGGCATCGTCGGTGGGTCAGGTGTCACTGAAGGAACTGGAAGACACTCTGGCTGCCCTCAGTGTGCGATCAATGAGCAGTGAATCCACTGAACCTCAGGAACGCAATACCACAACCACTGATCGCACATCAAATGACACCGATTCACCGGGATCACAGCACAATATCAGTTCGCAATGTTCCTCCACATGTAGCACAGTTGTTGTAGCCACAGAAACCACCAATCTTCTGACACCACCACAGACCACTGCAAGACGCCATAGCACATGCTCGAGTTTGGAGCTGGGATTTAGTCACACGGCCCAAAACTCTGTTCTCAGTGAAGTTGCATCGACGTGCTTGAACCACGACGAAGAGGAGGAAGAAGGATCATCGCTAGGGGTTTACACCCTTGCCCACACTGCTCCGCCAACGGAAACCAGTGGGGTGTACACGATGAACAGCAGTGAGATGGCCGAATCCGAGAGTCATGAATCCTCGCACTATGGCAGTTTCCAACCAAATGAAAGCATTGCCAATCTTGACTCTGTGGACGGGGATGATTTCCGGCATCGACTAAACAGTGACGCTACCACGGACTTCCGGATACGTTCTGACTCCAATGTTAGTGCTTCAGGTTCCTTCAGGGGTGATGGAAGTGATCCTACGGATAACAAACACGCTTTGCTGAGTGCTGAGGAGCTGACGGATCTGATTGTAGGCAGGGGTACCTACCCCAATAGGAAAACTGTGAGCAATACCATGGATTCTGACTGCGACTACGTGACGCTACCACTGCCACTGGAAGGTGACAGCTACATCCAGGGTCATCAAGATACAGCGCCGACTGAAGAGGAATTCGAACTGGACATCTTAGCAAATCCCCCTGCTCCTCCGAAACGAATCAATAGCGTTGGTAGGAGTTCACTTGCGAATATCATTCCAGCTCGAAGATCACCGCCACCTTACAACTCTCGGCACGAGACAACTGGCTTATGTGGTCCGGCTGTCAAGGAGGAAGCCCCGGTAATCCCTCTGAGGGATCCACCGCCTTATCCTCAGCAGCCAACCCCAAGAGTAGCTCCAAATTTTCCAGCTCCTTCAACCCCTGGATCGCAGTCTTTCAGTGCTGTTATTCCTGAGGAAGCAACAGCCAGATTTATCACCACTCGACCCCATATCAACATCCTTAAGGCGCATACTAGTGTTGTGGGAGAGAAACCAAGTTTTGCAGCCCCTACTACCCCAGCTGTGACACCCACTACATCTGCCATCAGTGCTCCAACGACCATTGGCATCCCTATAGTCCCCTACAGCTTACACACTCCCCATAAAAGCATGTCAGCCATTCCTCCGCCTCATCCACCTTACCTGGAAGCCCCAAAGTCATCTCCGCGGACATGTGTCTTGCTGCCGGTCATCAAACCAAGGCAGTACCTACCGCCTCCACCTCAAACACCTCGACAGCCGCCCCCGCCACCACCACCCCAACTCGCCACAGTTTACTCATCTCAACTAGCCCGATCGCAGATCGAACTGTACCAGCAGCAGCTGTATAGCGACGTAGACTATGTGATCTATCCCATTCAGGACCCAGCGGTGAGTCAACAGGAGTACCTCGATGCGAAGCAAGGTTCAATCCTGGCTGCTATGGCACAGAGTCCACCTCCACCACCCTATCTCGCCTACCATGCAGCTCCGTCTACGAGTTCCTGGGACACTTGCAAAGGTCATGCCATCTACCGATCAACGCCCTACTTGCCAATGGCTGTGCCACTGTCCAACACCCATTCCCGCTACGCTTCTACGCAAAATCTCTCAGATTCCTACGTACAGCTACCCGGAGCCTA encodes the following:
- the LOC129806677 gene encoding protein expanded isoform X2, with the translated sequence MRAFCTVSAPLEVCAPPTRPLCPGARFLALRLLGTPQARTLYFLVEAKSRVREVYAQTCLHFAKQGMLDTELFGLAVLTDGEYLFADPESKLSKYGPKSWRSSHTHGLDANGRPLLELHFRVQFYIESPLMLRDETSRHYYYLQLKANAVSRDVPKECSEQSLLLLGGLALQADLGDSPEEQSTDYFRHEEYIPAGMQSSWGASALNSCHREYRAMSRADAETHYIREACALHEAINAHMFRMKSTKNDSSPGSVWLAVYAKGIKIMGDTTMPTTFLWPTISKLSFERKKFEIRSGDNKITLYASSDEKNKMLLSLCRETHQFSMKIAPRLTEAIKREEEESSCIHACYMYSRSLNLPYNKNKNDQRISVISSTSSNTTSGIISDRVHSEDELEIMINSPPAVPIAAPSTESLALAHLLDRPSVSRQASSVGQVSLKELEDTLAALSVRSMSSESTEPQERNTTTTDRTSNDTDSPGSQHNISSQCSSTCSTVVVATETTNLLTPPQTTARRHSTCSSLELGFSHTAQNSVLSEVASTCLNHDEEEEEGSSLGVYTLAHTAPPTETSGVYTMNSSEMAESESHESSHYGSFQPNESIANLDSVDGDDFRHRLNSDATTDFRIRSDSNVSASGSFRGDGSDPTDNKHALLSAEELTDLIVGRGTYPNRKTVSNTMDSDCDYVTLPLPLEGDSYIQGHQDTAPTEEEFELDILANPPAPPKRINSVGRSSLANIIPARRSPPPYNSRHETTGLCGPAVKEEAPVIPLRDPPPYPQQPTPRVAPNFPAPSTPGSQSFSAVIPEEATARFITTRPHINILKAHTSVVGEKPSFAAPTTPAVTPTTSAISAPTTIGIPIVPYSLHTPHKSMSAIPPPHPPYLEAPKSSPRTCVLLPVIKPRQYLPPPPQTPRQPPPPPPPQLATVYSSQLARSQIELYQQQLYSDVDYVIYPIQDPAVSQQEYLDAKQGSILAAMAQSPPPPPYLAYHAAPSTSSWDTCKGHAIYRSTPYLPMAVPLSNTHSRYASTQNLSDSYVQLPGAYSPLYSPSVASLCSSYEPPPPLPLRPRPISTTSIFSRSRSDDNILNSIDAQPKARRLPPPPPPIDAKRSLKPPIPTPTENTQVPVLSSICEHE
- the LOC129806677 gene encoding protein expanded isoform X1; this encodes MRAFCTVSAPLEVCAPPTRPLCPGARFLALRLLGTPQARTLYFLVEAKSRVREVYAQTCLHFAKQGMLDTELFGLAVLTDGEYLFADPESKLSKYGPKSWRSSHTHGLDANGRPLLELHFRVQFYIESPLMLRDETSRHYYYLQLKANAVSRDVPKECSEQSLLLLGGLALQADLGDSPEEQSTDYFRHEEYIPAGMQSSWGASALNSCHREYRAMSRADAETHYIREACALHEAINAHMFRMKSTKNDSSPGSVWLAVYAKGIKIMGDTTMPTTFLWPTISKLSFERKKFEIRSGDNKITLYASSDEKNKMLLSLCRETHQFSMKIAPRLTEAIKREEEESSCIHACYMYSRSLNLPYNKNKNDQRISVISSTSSNTTSGIISDRVHSEDELEIMINSPPAVPIAAPSTESLALAHLLDRPSVSRQASSVGQVSLKELEDTLAALSVRSMSSESTEPQERNTTTTDRTSNDTDSPGSQHNISSQCSSTCSTVVVATETTNLLTPPQTTARRHSTCSSLELGFSHTAQNSVLSEVASTCLNHDEEEEEGSSLGVYTLAHTAPPTETSGVYTMNSSEMAESESHESSHYGSFQPNESIANLDSVDGDDFRHRLNSDATTDFRIRSDSNVSASGSFRGDGSDPTDNKHALLSAEELTDLIVGRGTYPNRKTVSNTMDSDCDYVTLPLPLEGDSYIQGHQDTAPTEEEFELDILANPPAPPKRINSVGRSSLANIIPARRSPPPYNSRHETTGLCGPAVKEEAPVIPLRDPPPYPQQPTPRVAPNFPAPSTPGSQSFSAVIPEEATARFITTRPHINILKAHTSVVGEKPSFAAPTTPAVTPTTSAISAPTTIGIPIVPYSLHTPHKSMSAIPPPHPPYLEAPKSSPRTCVLLPVIKPRQYLPPPPQTPRQPPPPPPPQLATVYSSQLARSQIELYQQQLYSDVDYVIYPIQDPAVSQQEYLDAKQGSILAAMAQSPPPPPYLAYHAAPSTSSWDTCKGHAIYRSTPYLPMAVPLSNTHSRYASTQNLSDSYVQLPGAYSPLYSPSVASLCSSYEPPPPLPLRPRPISTTSIFSRSRSDDNILNSIDAQPKARRLPPPPPPIDAKRSLKPPIPTPTENTQVSASTSKTIPVPSPAKSTQAQVNGSTTTGKAESSTSPPTIDIHALREKSKNLDLPLIAALCNDRSLLKQTKAFVMPRHPRLGSGQILGGVANSAVASHTAIKGKYPVSGLSTVQLAKPRKSTVSHRHPSDKLPPLPCQCQTKATEGNNYVMDPTPTPIKHKSFNSQPST